In Clarias gariepinus isolate MV-2021 ecotype Netherlands chromosome 1, CGAR_prim_01v2, whole genome shotgun sequence, one DNA window encodes the following:
- the LOC128520246 gene encoding aerolysin-like protein encodes MSALADVAAVGANGGNPFNFNGTENGSTLQKIWVWLGDWQVKAIKVCLTDGQSKQFGVPAGDVKEFIFEDGEHFTSLSLWANSRGTRLGAIKFKTTHSREFYVKQRSEGLNQEVPVDVASGICMGITGCSGSDIDCLGFIFINTIKSTKLTDVEYPTLKEVIPKVNVREIKSMTYHNDTSLTQEYKVETSQKITQKSFWSVTGKLELTYTLEVNSGIPLITKKKSNYDFKLGVDGTYASEISEERMELYSFLVKVLPGKTVDVDITLGQAPVDLPFKGKVKITCHNGGVLEFKTSGTYKGVTYTAGDVTVTESAKNLGGASKSAKFILKM; translated from the coding sequence ATGTCAGCCCTGGCAGATGTAGCTGCAGTTGGTGCGAATGGAGGAAACCCCTTTAATTTTAATGGCACTGAAAATGGATCCACATTGCAAAAGATCTGGGTGTGGCTCGGTGACTGGCAAGTGAAGGCCATAAAGGTCTGCCTTACTGATGGCCAGTCCAAGCAGTTTGGTGTACCTGCTGGGGATGTTAAAGAGTTTATATTTGAAGATGGAGAGCATTTCACCTCCCTTTCACTATGGGCAAATTCAAGGGGAACACGTCTGGGTGCCATCAAATTCAAGACAACTCACTCCAGGGAGTTCTATGTAAAGCAGAGAAGTGAAGGGTTGAACCAAGAAGTTCCAGTTGATGTTGCTTCTGGGATCTGCATGGgaatcacagggtgttcagGTTCAGATATTGATTGCTTGGGCTTCATATTCATTAACACGATCAAGTCTACTAAGCTTACAGATGTTGAGTATCCTACACTTAAGGAAGTGATACCCAAAGTGAATGTCAGGGAAATCAAATCCATGACCTACCACAATGATACTTCTCTAACTCAAGAATACAAAGTTGAAACCTCCCAAAAAATAACACAGAAATCCTTCTGGTCAGTTACCGGAAAATTGGAGTTGACATACACCCTGGAAGTGAACTCAGGAATCCCACtgattacaaagaaaaaatcaaACTATGATTTCAAACTTGGTGTTGATGGTACATATGCTTCAGAGATCAGTGAAGAGAGAATGGAGCTTTACTCATTTCTTGTTAAAGTCCTTCCAGGTAAAACCGTGGATGTGGACATCACACTTGGCCAGGCTCCAGTTGATCTCCCCTTCAAAGGCAAAGTCAAGATTACGTGCCATAATGGTGGTGTGCTGGAATTTAAAACCAGTGGAACCTACAAAGGTGTCACTTACACTGCTGGAGATGTAACTGTGACTGAATCAGCCAAAAACCTCGGTGGGGCCTCAAAATCTGCAAAGTTTAttctaaaaatgtaa